One window from the genome of Pseudoalteromonas sp. '520P1 No. 423' encodes:
- a CDS encoding alpha-amylase family protein, translating into MKCKYLWLKYNKFLLDNSIFKPLLLSISLIFSISIKADVILHAFNWNYSHITDKADEISSIGYKKVLVSPAYKSTGNQWWARYQPQDLRLIDNPLGNTNDFRIMVQTLKNKGIEVYADIVFNHMANESYKRADLNYPGDTILSQYSSNLSYYNSIKLFGNLSNNYINESDFNPAGCITDWGNPGHVQYWRLCGGNGDTGLPDLDPNNKIVEQQKSYLKALKQIGVSGFRVDAAKHMSNYHINSVFTDEITKNMHIFGEIITSSGAGDDSYDNFLAPYLSQTDHSAYDFPLFASLRNALGFGGSMNLLVDPIAYGQALPKNRSITFSITHDIPTNVGFRYQILDPVDEMLANAYILGRDGGVPMMYSDHNESNDGNRWLDLYKREDIKAMVKFHNEVKDHDMQIIAFNDCMILFKRDHAGIVGINKCGSGQDVWVDTANHNLYWYRNYINVLNPTEVQYVTSQWHKFYLPPRQAKMWLMQ; encoded by the coding sequence ATGAAATGTAAGTATCTATGGCTGAAGTACAATAAATTTTTGTTGGATAACTCTATATTTAAACCATTACTATTAAGTATCAGTTTAATATTTTCTATATCAATTAAAGCTGATGTAATACTGCATGCTTTTAATTGGAACTATTCGCATATCACTGATAAAGCTGATGAAATTTCATCTATTGGATATAAAAAAGTTTTAGTGTCGCCTGCATATAAATCTACTGGAAATCAATGGTGGGCAAGATACCAACCTCAAGATTTAAGATTAATTGATAATCCGTTAGGGAATACTAATGATTTTAGAATCATGGTACAGACTCTTAAAAACAAAGGTATAGAAGTTTATGCCGATATTGTCTTCAACCATATGGCAAATGAGTCATATAAAAGAGCTGATTTAAACTATCCTGGAGATACAATACTGTCACAATATTCCAGTAATTTGAGCTACTATAATAGTATTAAACTGTTCGGTAATTTATCAAATAACTACATTAATGAAAGCGACTTTAATCCAGCAGGATGTATTACAGACTGGGGAAACCCCGGACATGTTCAATATTGGCGTTTATGTGGTGGAAATGGTGATACCGGATTACCAGATTTAGATCCAAACAACAAAATTGTAGAACAACAGAAGTCTTACCTTAAAGCTTTAAAACAAATTGGTGTATCCGGTTTTAGAGTTGACGCTGCAAAACACATGAGCAACTATCATATAAATTCTGTATTTACAGATGAAATTACAAAAAATATGCACATATTCGGTGAAATTATCACTTCTAGTGGTGCTGGTGATGACAGTTATGATAATTTTTTAGCACCATACCTGTCTCAAACTGATCACAGCGCATATGATTTCCCATTATTTGCATCATTAAGAAATGCTTTAGGTTTTGGTGGTTCAATGAATTTATTAGTTGACCCAATTGCTTATGGCCAAGCTTTACCTAAAAACAGATCTATCACTTTTTCAATAACACATGATATACCGACTAACGTTGGATTTAGATATCAAATTTTAGATCCCGTTGATGAAATGCTTGCTAATGCGTACATTCTTGGTAGAGACGGTGGTGTACCGATGATGTATTCAGATCATAATGAAAGTAATGATGGTAATCGCTGGTTAGATTTATATAAACGCGAAGATATTAAAGCTATGGTTAAATTTCATAATGAAGTTAAAGATCATGACATGCAGATAATCGCTTTTAATGACTGTATGATTTTATTTAAACGAGATCATGCTGGAATTGTAGGTATTAATAAATGTGGTTCAGGTCAAGACGTATGGGTAGACACAGCAAACCATAATTTATATTGGTATCGTAATTATATAAATGTGCTAAACCCTACTGAAGTGCAATATGTGACATCGCAATGGCACAAGTTTTACTTACCACCTCGACAAGCTAAAATGTGGTTGATGCAATAG
- a CDS encoding cold-shock protein, with product MSNTTTGTVKWFNEAKGFGFIEQASGPDVFAHFSAIQGDGFKTLAEGQKVEFVVTDGQKGPQAENIVAL from the coding sequence ATGTCTAATACAACTACTGGTACAGTAAAATGGTTTAACGAAGCTAAAGGTTTTGGTTTTATCGAACAAGCTTCAGGCCCAGATGTTTTTGCTCACTTTAGTGCAATTCAAGGTGACGGTTTCAAAACGTTAGCTGAAGGTCAAAAAGTAGAGTTTGTAGTTACTGATGGTCAAAAAGGCCCTCAAGCTGAAAATATCGTTGCTCTATAA